The following proteins come from a genomic window of Polyangiaceae bacterium:
- a CDS encoding sigma 54-interacting transcriptional regulator, giving the protein MQRAAPSVVPVLLFGESGSGQELACTSAPPDERAQAAPVHARRVQHLPETLFESELFGYEYCAFTGANSANRDLVDATVGGTLFVVEIGNRCRRSHGTATGRRGVAHRAPAAEACGRRVAALSPRATPRNLLRGL; this is encoded by the coding sequence TTGCAACGAGCCGCTCCGAGCGTGGTACCAGTGTTGCTCTTCGGCGAATCCGGAAGCGGACAGGAGCTAGCTTGCACGTCCGCTCCGCCAGATGAGCGGGCGCAAGCAGCGCCCGTTCATGCCCGTAGAGTGCAGCACCTGCCCGAAACACTCTTCGAGTCTGAACTCTTCGGCTACGAATACTGCGCCTTCACTGGCGCGAACAGCGCGAACCGAGACCTCGTAGACGCGACGGTAGGCGGCACGCTATTTGTCGTTGAGATCGGCAACCGATGTCGTCGATCGCATGGCACTGCTACTGGACGACGAGGAGTTGCGCATCGAGCACCTGCCGCCGAAGCTTGCGGGCGTCGAGTTGCCGCGCTCTCACCCCGAGCAACCCCCCGAAACCTGCTTCGCGGTCTCTGA
- a CDS encoding c-type cytochrome, which translates to MLKLSYLTVFALVLVLPAASCGRAHSVDESERGREVYKLCVPCHGPEGSGNKELGAPAIAGVDAWYVGVQLVKFKSGIRGSHPGDLEGARMQSVARSVHSQRDITAVANHVAQLPPAPARAVVEGDPARGRSLWGRCAGCHGSLASGNRGSGAPPLDRTDDWYLLAQLEKFRRGMRGTHAKDTSGAIMRPMALGLPDDRAMNDVVAYIASLR; encoded by the coding sequence GTGTTGAAGTTGAGTTACCTGACCGTGTTTGCGCTCGTACTGGTTCTTCCGGCGGCTTCATGCGGACGAGCACATTCTGTCGACGAGTCCGAGCGAGGACGAGAGGTGTACAAGCTCTGTGTGCCGTGCCATGGCCCCGAAGGCTCGGGAAACAAGGAACTCGGCGCTCCGGCGATCGCGGGCGTCGATGCTTGGTACGTCGGTGTACAACTCGTCAAGTTCAAGAGTGGGATACGCGGCTCGCATCCCGGTGACCTGGAGGGCGCACGCATGCAATCGGTTGCACGGAGCGTGCACTCCCAGCGCGATATCACCGCCGTCGCCAACCACGTGGCACAGCTGCCGCCGGCGCCAGCACGGGCAGTAGTCGAGGGCGATCCAGCGCGCGGACGAAGCTTGTGGGGGCGTTGTGCAGGCTGTCACGGATCCCTCGCCAGCGGAAATCGCGGAAGCGGCGCGCCGCCCCTTGACCGGACCGACGATTGGTATCTACTCGCACAACTTGAGAAGTTCAGGCGGGGCATGAGGGGGACACACGCAAAAGACACTTCGGGTGCGATCATGCGTCCCATGGCGCTCGGCCTGCCAGATGATCGAGCCATGAACGACGTCGTGGCCTACATCGCCTCGCTGCGGTGA
- a CDS encoding NnrS family protein produces MFLAAAVFGAAAVPAWLYLRQCGYTAASADWHGHELLFGYVLAVVGGFLTGPVSRRAAVGLGVAWLVARVSALVEPFGTVHATATATFAVGLAGLSAPKLLRGPSQPRNRVLGLVVVAILAMAVLTPFAQAHRTRLLLVVIDLYAILITFMGGRLIAAAAAGAYYRSGRQLDARVQPRLEATVFMVLLLLAVSDLVRAPALVTSAIAIVAAGLSLARWLRWRLWTCLGSWSLSALGAGYLWLAVGLGLRALRQHPLWVLPTDALHGLTIGAIGALTLLVMGRTQAMTTGVRPERSHRLLLIAIFVNAATGLRLMAGLTRCLPRTYLLQAAVVAWSSACLVLVWFLLSLPEASRGQKHNGDAGSHDGHDIPNPT; encoded by the coding sequence ATGTTCCTTGCGGCCGCGGTCTTTGGAGCAGCGGCCGTCCCAGCGTGGCTGTATCTTCGGCAGTGCGGCTACACAGCCGCAAGCGCGGATTGGCATGGGCACGAGCTTCTCTTCGGCTACGTGCTCGCCGTAGTGGGTGGATTTCTGACCGGTCCAGTGTCGCGTCGCGCTGCTGTCGGACTTGGGGTGGCATGGCTCGTAGCCCGCGTTTCGGCCCTGGTCGAGCCATTCGGTACCGTTCACGCGACGGCGACCGCGACCTTTGCCGTTGGACTCGCTGGCCTGTCCGCACCCAAGCTGCTTCGCGGACCTTCCCAGCCACGCAATCGGGTACTCGGGCTCGTGGTAGTTGCAATCTTGGCAATGGCGGTTTTGACGCCGTTTGCACAGGCTCACCGCACGAGACTGCTGCTTGTCGTGATTGACCTGTATGCCATCCTGATCACATTCATGGGCGGGCGGCTGATCGCTGCGGCGGCTGCGGGCGCATACTACCGGAGCGGGCGTCAGCTCGACGCACGCGTCCAGCCGCGCCTCGAGGCGACGGTGTTCATGGTTCTTCTCCTCCTCGCTGTGAGCGATCTGGTTCGGGCCCCCGCGCTCGTTACCAGCGCGATCGCGATTGTCGCTGCGGGTCTCTCCCTGGCGCGCTGGTTGCGATGGCGTCTTTGGACTTGCTTGGGGTCGTGGAGCCTCAGCGCACTCGGCGCGGGCTATCTGTGGCTGGCCGTCGGACTCGGACTTCGAGCCTTACGGCAGCATCCGTTGTGGGTCTTACCCACTGACGCGCTGCACGGCTTGACCATCGGTGCGATCGGAGCACTCACCCTGCTTGTGATGGGACGCACCCAGGCAATGACGACCGGCGTACGCCCCGAGCGCTCGCATCGATTGCTGCTCATCGCGATCTTCGTTAACGCCGCGACGGGGCTACGATTGATGGCGGGGCTCACGCGCTGTCTGCCTCGCACGTACCTTCTGCAAGCCGCTGTTGTGGCCTGGTCCAGCGCTTGCTTGGTCTTGGTGTGGTTTCTGCTCAGCTTGCCGGAGGCCTCACGAGGGCAGAAACACAACGGTGACGCCGGCTCCCACGACGGCCATGACATACCGAACCCGACGTAG
- a CDS encoding c-type cytochrome, which yields MHKVNAAVVAGAMLCSALAIGCSKSEKKTETGSAAATSAQAAADDPAAEAKRYFDTTCVVCHGKDGKGDGPGAAALNPKPRDYTDAKWQDEVKDDELRKAILEGGAAVGKSAAMPPNPQLKSKPEVVDELVKIVRGFKGK from the coding sequence ATGCACAAGGTCAATGCCGCGGTCGTAGCCGGAGCCATGCTGTGCTCGGCGCTCGCGATCGGATGCTCCAAGTCCGAGAAGAAAACCGAAACCGGCTCCGCCGCCGCGACTTCCGCTCAGGCCGCAGCCGACGATCCGGCTGCCGAAGCCAAGAGGTATTTCGACACCACCTGTGTCGTCTGCCACGGCAAAGACGGCAAGGGCGATGGTCCCGGAGCCGCCGCGCTGAATCCGAAGCCCCGCGACTACACGGACGCAAAGTGGCAGGACGAGGTGAAGGACGACGAGTTGCGCAAGGCCATCCTCGAGGGCGGTGCTGCAGTGGGCAAGAGCGCGGCAATGCCCCCGAATCCGCAGTTGAAGAGCAAGCCCGAGGTCGTGGACGAGTTGGTCAAGATCGTCCGCGGCTTCAAGGGCAAGTGA
- a CDS encoding Crp/Fnr family transcriptional regulator, with protein sequence MGTLQILAKAPSLSGLEPQILTRMASLATTRTLSRGEFLWQAGDPARTMTILRAGLVKVVRPTPKGRSAICGIFGPPESVGDLALLKDVPYPAGAVVATETATIVQIPRPMVMEAMRQSPALAASIASGMWNKLVALHNKIDVLSAGSVEARLATLLLKLYDQFGDEYYSETSKIPVTLSRRDLAELVSTSFETAIRVMSRWATEGVLETNTDGFTIHRLDTLREIAGIFDAGEPSAE encoded by the coding sequence ATGGGCACGCTCCAAATTCTCGCGAAGGCACCCTCCCTCTCCGGTCTCGAGCCCCAGATCCTCACGCGCATGGCCTCCCTGGCCACCACGCGCACGCTGTCTCGAGGCGAGTTCCTGTGGCAGGCGGGAGATCCGGCCCGCACCATGACGATCCTGCGAGCGGGCCTGGTCAAGGTGGTGCGTCCCACGCCCAAGGGTCGCTCGGCCATCTGCGGCATCTTCGGCCCGCCGGAAAGCGTCGGCGACCTCGCGCTGCTCAAAGACGTGCCCTACCCGGCAGGCGCCGTGGTCGCCACGGAGACCGCCACCATCGTGCAGATCCCCCGCCCGATGGTGATGGAGGCGATGCGACAAAGCCCGGCACTGGCAGCGTCCATCGCTTCGGGAATGTGGAACAAGTTGGTTGCCTTGCACAACAAGATCGACGTCCTGAGCGCGGGCTCAGTCGAAGCACGGTTGGCCACTTTGTTGCTCAAGCTGTACGATCAGTTCGGCGACGAATACTATAGCGAAACGTCCAAGATCCCCGTGACGCTGTCCCGCCGAGACCTCGCGGAGCTGGTTAGCACCTCGTTCGAAACCGCGATCCGGGTGATGAGCCGTTGGGCCACTGAAGGCGTTCTCGAAACCAACACCGACGGCTTCACGATTCACAGATTGGACACACTGCGCGAGATCGCCGGCATTTTCGATGCCGGCGAGCCGTCCGCCGAGTAA
- a CDS encoding cytochrome c — MKTWSLTFAVLATALFANCKHDQEPSDTHDHGAALSSKLPAGVNPVQNEMRVLHEATRDWVTAIANNDLAAIAGGIKKVHGARTLTETALKTGSYRPPKNPGDLQQFEKQDEAFHERLVRLMRAAQAKDLPRATLELGRVLEGCTDCHSKYRF, encoded by the coding sequence ATGAAGACATGGTCGCTGACATTCGCAGTGCTCGCCACCGCGTTGTTCGCCAACTGCAAGCACGACCAGGAACCATCCGACACCCACGACCACGGCGCCGCCTTGTCCTCCAAGCTGCCAGCCGGTGTGAACCCAGTGCAGAATGAAATGCGCGTGTTGCATGAGGCCACTCGCGATTGGGTCACGGCCATTGCAAACAACGACCTGGCCGCCATTGCCGGGGGCATCAAGAAAGTGCACGGTGCGCGCACCCTTACTGAGACGGCGCTGAAGACCGGAAGCTATCGGCCGCCCAAAAACCCGGGCGATCTGCAGCAGTTCGAGAAGCAGGACGAGGCGTTCCACGAGCGGCTGGTGCGGCTGATGCGCGCCGCGCAGGCCAAGGATCTACCTCGAGCCACCCTCGAGCTCGGCCGCGTGCTCGAGGGCTGCACGGACTGTCATTCGAAATATCGTTTCTGA
- a CDS encoding TetR/AcrR family transcriptional regulator, translating into MQLARKRLPAAARRTQIADAALDVIATRGVRGLTAAEVAKRVGVADATLFRHFESMQQIVAAAIARFEQRLLSTFPTQTDHPMVDLREFFLRRLALGRQQPLVLRLIFNDRLAEAAGDAEAESVRTIVERSLSFVRDCLLRAQQQGLVTRDVPVEVLLWMVTGVLRGAILTRYSNVGADVAWHSVQLVLSPRPRESTT; encoded by the coding sequence ATGCAACTGGCTCGAAAGCGCCTGCCGGCAGCTGCGCGACGCACGCAGATTGCCGATGCCGCCCTGGACGTCATTGCAACACGAGGTGTTCGAGGGTTGACCGCCGCCGAGGTTGCGAAGCGAGTGGGCGTGGCCGACGCCACCCTGTTCCGCCACTTCGAATCGATGCAGCAAATCGTCGCAGCCGCGATCGCTCGCTTTGAGCAACGCCTTCTTTCGACGTTCCCAACACAGACCGACCATCCGATGGTCGATTTGCGCGAGTTCTTCCTTCGCCGCTTGGCCCTCGGTCGCCAACAGCCCCTGGTGTTGCGTCTGATCTTCAACGACCGACTAGCGGAGGCAGCGGGGGATGCGGAAGCTGAGAGCGTGCGGACGATCGTGGAGCGATCGCTTAGCTTCGTGCGGGACTGCCTGTTGAGAGCGCAGCAGCAGGGACTCGTCACCCGCGACGTGCCCGTGGAGGTCCTGTTGTGGATGGTTACCGGCGTGCTGCGCGGAGCGATATTGACGCGCTACTCGAATGTGGGAGCCGACGTAGCGTGGCACTCCGTCCAGCTCGTTTTGTCACCTCGCCCACGGGAGAGCACGACATGA
- a CDS encoding TetR/AcrR family transcriptional regulator: MTVRKPTEERRREIAAAAIKIIGERGLREFTAAQLAEEVGIKDATIFRHFKDMNEVKEAALDRLQGLVDAAPDPMAANPLTRLEHFVRLRLHAVSVQPGIQSLIFSDQLSHALGDEGPRRIAELRNRGRDFVRSCLQDAAQQGLIREDTDIESAVLLITGMAMGFLFAAKDGAVTAPVTEVEERCWQTVRVMLEPREVKP; the protein is encoded by the coding sequence ATGACGGTCAGAAAGCCAACCGAGGAACGGCGTCGCGAGATCGCTGCAGCGGCCATCAAGATCATCGGGGAGCGGGGCTTGCGCGAGTTCACTGCGGCCCAGTTGGCTGAAGAAGTCGGCATCAAGGATGCGACGATCTTTCGACATTTCAAGGACATGAACGAGGTCAAGGAGGCGGCCCTCGATCGGCTGCAGGGGCTGGTCGACGCAGCCCCGGATCCCATGGCTGCGAACCCGCTCACTCGCCTGGAGCATTTCGTCAGGCTTCGGCTACACGCGGTCTCTGTCCAACCTGGGATCCAGTCCCTGATCTTCTCGGACCAGCTATCCCACGCCCTGGGCGACGAAGGTCCACGGCGGATCGCGGAGCTGAGGAATCGAGGTCGAGATTTCGTCCGGTCGTGCCTGCAGGACGCGGCTCAGCAGGGCCTGATCCGCGAGGACACCGACATCGAGAGCGCAGTTCTCCTGATTACCGGAATGGCGATGGGGTTCTTGTTCGCAGCCAAGGACGGGGCGGTCACCGCACCCGTGACCGAGGTGGAAGAGCGGTGCTGGCAAACCGTCCGGGTGATGCTCGAGCCGAGAGAGGTCAAGCCATGA
- a CDS encoding efflux RND transporter periplasmic adaptor subunit, translating into MKALKLLLIVTGVGLFLAAFYWLLTNRGPLAPVGVRAGSVIRADISPSVFGIGTVDARLAYAVGPVAPGRVLRVLVDQGAVVKAGQLLAEMDPVDMDLRVQAAKSAGARSRQSVRVAEAQVEEARSRAKLAKTNQNRDRALYQKGVISEQALDSSNNEAERAESALAAARANVALAKQEVGRTRAESRGISSVRDSLRIVSPVDGVIVSREVEPGATVVAGQAVLRLVDPKSLWVRARIDQSRARGVHVGQEASIVLRSAPDAPRSGRVTRIEMQSDPVTEERIVNVSFEPQPAQLYIGELAEVTISLPRQIGVLAMPSAAVSRKGNEKGVWQMLNGRAHFTPVKIGSQGQADLVQIFSGVSEGDSVIVYSSAQLEEGVRVRQERVEP; encoded by the coding sequence ATGAAGGCGCTGAAGCTGCTCCTCATCGTCACCGGCGTCGGCTTGTTCCTCGCCGCTTTCTACTGGCTGTTGACCAATCGCGGTCCGCTCGCACCAGTGGGCGTACGGGCTGGCAGCGTCATTCGCGCGGACATCAGTCCGAGCGTGTTCGGTATCGGCACCGTAGACGCTCGCCTGGCCTACGCCGTTGGCCCGGTCGCTCCAGGACGAGTCCTCAGGGTGCTGGTGGACCAGGGCGCGGTGGTCAAAGCTGGGCAACTGCTGGCGGAAATGGATCCGGTCGACATGGACCTTCGCGTGCAAGCCGCCAAGAGCGCGGGGGCGCGCTCACGCCAATCCGTCCGCGTGGCGGAAGCTCAAGTCGAGGAAGCAAGGAGCCGCGCCAAGCTCGCCAAAACCAATCAGAACCGTGACCGGGCCCTGTATCAGAAGGGCGTCATCAGCGAGCAGGCTCTCGACAGCAGCAACAACGAGGCGGAGCGGGCTGAGTCGGCGCTGGCAGCGGCGCGGGCCAATGTCGCGCTGGCGAAGCAGGAGGTTGGGCGCACTCGAGCGGAGTCTCGAGGTATCTCCAGCGTGCGCGACAGCTTGAGGATCGTCAGCCCCGTGGACGGCGTGATCGTCTCACGGGAGGTCGAACCGGGAGCGACGGTGGTCGCCGGTCAGGCCGTGTTGCGCCTCGTCGACCCCAAGAGCCTTTGGGTCCGGGCGCGCATCGACCAGTCGCGCGCCCGAGGAGTGCACGTGGGTCAAGAAGCCAGCATCGTGCTGCGCTCTGCGCCCGACGCACCTAGGTCGGGGCGGGTGACCCGCATCGAAATGCAGAGTGATCCGGTCACCGAGGAGCGGATCGTGAACGTGAGCTTCGAGCCACAGCCTGCACAGCTATACATTGGTGAGCTGGCGGAGGTGACCATCAGCCTACCGCGCCAGATCGGCGTGCTCGCCATGCCCAGTGCCGCCGTCTCCCGCAAAGGCAACGAGAAAGGGGTGTGGCAGATGCTGAATGGTCGAGCGCACTTCACGCCGGTCAAGATTGGCAGTCAAGGCCAGGCGGATCTGGTCCAGATATTCTCGGGTGTGAGTGAGGGGGACAGCGTCATCGTCTACAGCTCCGCGCAACTCGAAGAAGGAGTCCGCGTTCGGCAGGAGAGGGTCGAGCCATGA
- a CDS encoding ABC transporter permease, producing MINLARRDVANHLGRYLLTGFGLGLLIGVTLTMAGVYRGMVDDAKVLLRAGGADIWVVQQHTLGPFAEPSSLPDDAYRGIAGLPGVAETGNVAYLTMQVRRAGKDVRVMVAGYEPGRLGGPPFLVAGRPIASAHYEAVADVKTGFQIGDRIGIRRNGYTVVGLTRRAVSSNGDPMVFIPIKDAQQAQFLKDNESIVNDRNRLAVDPAVNRPGQPGVLKAVEAIQTSSHRVNTVLVRVETGDDPRQVADDIKRWKHLTAYTNGEMEDILVAKLIATAARQIALFLVILAIVSAAIVAFIIYTMTLGKIKEIAVLKLIGTRDRTIASMIMQEALGLGFIGFFVGKFAATLWAPVFPKYVLLQTNDAVGAFGLTLVICGLASVLAIRAALHIDPAEAIGG from the coding sequence ATGATCAATCTCGCTCGTCGGGACGTAGCCAACCATCTCGGTCGCTACCTACTCACTGGTTTCGGGCTGGGGTTGCTCATTGGCGTCACGTTAACCATGGCCGGCGTGTATCGGGGCATGGTCGACGACGCCAAGGTGCTCTTGCGCGCTGGTGGCGCCGACATCTGGGTCGTGCAACAGCACACCTTGGGACCGTTCGCAGAACCGTCCAGCCTCCCCGACGACGCTTATCGGGGCATCGCAGGCCTGCCGGGCGTGGCGGAGACCGGCAACGTTGCCTACCTCACGATGCAGGTTCGCCGCGCCGGCAAAGACGTGCGAGTAATGGTGGCGGGCTACGAGCCCGGGCGGCTTGGCGGCCCGCCCTTTCTCGTCGCCGGGCGACCCATCGCCAGCGCCCACTACGAAGCCGTGGCCGACGTGAAGACGGGTTTCCAGATTGGAGACCGCATCGGTATTCGACGCAACGGTTACACGGTGGTCGGGCTCACCCGTCGCGCGGTGTCATCGAACGGCGATCCGATGGTCTTCATCCCGATCAAGGACGCCCAGCAAGCGCAGTTCCTGAAGGACAACGAGTCCATCGTCAATGACCGGAACCGGCTTGCAGTGGACCCCGCGGTGAATCGGCCCGGTCAGCCGGGCGTGCTGAAAGCGGTCGAGGCGATCCAGACCTCCTCCCATCGAGTCAACACCGTGTTGGTGCGTGTGGAGACGGGGGACGATCCACGTCAGGTGGCCGACGACATCAAGCGCTGGAAGCACCTGACCGCGTACACCAATGGCGAAATGGAAGACATTTTGGTGGCGAAGTTGATCGCGACCGCCGCTCGGCAAATCGCGCTGTTCTTAGTGATTCTGGCGATCGTGAGCGCGGCCATCGTGGCCTTCATCATTTACACGATGACCCTCGGCAAGATCAAAGAGATAGCCGTGCTGAAATTGATCGGTACTCGCGACCGCACGATCGCCTCGATGATCATGCAAGAGGCGCTGGGACTCGGATTCATCGGCTTCTTCGTTGGCAAGTTCGCCGCCACGCTGTGGGCGCCGGTGTTTCCCAAGTACGTTCTGCTACAAACCAACGACGCGGTGGGTGCCTTCGGGCTCACGCTCGTGATTTGCGGGCTGGCTTCGGTGCTGGCGATCCGCGCGGCGTTGCACATCGACCCTGCGGAAGCGATCGGCGGATGA
- a CDS encoding ABC transporter ATP-binding protein yields the protein MTHTEPAILIENLTKRYGSGSTAVDALKGVDMRIEPGEVVGLIGPSGSGKSTLLKCLGAVIEPTSGRFTLAGDVIYEDGWKRSDLRALRRDRIGFVFQAPYLIPFLDATDNVALLPMLAGVKNSVARATALEMLTALDVHHRAQARVAELSGGEQQRVSIARALANRPPIILADEPTAPLDGERALAVVRILNRLAQEFRTAIIVVTHDEKIIPTFKRIYNIRDGRTYEEVGEGRAI from the coding sequence ATGACCCACACCGAGCCAGCCATCTTGATCGAGAACCTCACCAAGCGCTACGGCAGCGGTTCCACAGCCGTGGACGCCCTCAAGGGCGTCGACATGCGCATCGAACCCGGCGAGGTGGTGGGACTGATTGGACCCTCCGGCTCCGGCAAGAGCACGTTGTTGAAGTGCTTGGGTGCGGTGATCGAACCAACGTCCGGGCGCTTCACCTTGGCCGGCGACGTGATCTACGAGGACGGCTGGAAGCGCAGCGACTTGCGCGCGTTGCGCCGTGATCGCATCGGGTTCGTGTTCCAGGCGCCTTATCTGATCCCGTTTCTCGATGCCACCGACAACGTGGCGCTGCTGCCAATGTTGGCTGGTGTCAAGAACTCCGTGGCCCGCGCCACAGCGCTGGAGATGCTGACGGCGCTGGACGTACATCACCGCGCGCAAGCGCGTGTTGCCGAACTCTCGGGCGGTGAGCAGCAACGCGTGTCCATCGCACGAGCGTTGGCCAACAGGCCGCCCATCATCCTCGCCGACGAGCCAACCGCTCCGCTCGATGGCGAGCGCGCCCTGGCCGTCGTGCGGATCCTCAATCGCCTTGCCCAGGAGTTCCGGACAGCCATCATCGTCGTCACGCACGACGAGAAGATCATTCCGACGTTCAAGCGCATCTACAACATCCGCGACGGGCGAACCTACGAAGAAGTCGGGGAGGGGCGGGCGATATGA